One part of the [Synechococcus] sp. NIES-970 genome encodes these proteins:
- a CDS encoding ThiJ/PfpI, with product MDNKGKIGVLIEEHFDGTEFHRFNDYFPQHGYDVEYISHLWGNAELSFSSNPENNKIEYSVTVTTEVNDILPEDYRGIICIGAYAMDRLRYQVNVKKGQKNQAPAVNFLRKATQASNVKLGAICHSLWLFCADTDLIQGKKVTCAHNIICDVENAGAEVIYEGEATADLVIDGNLITAKHPGIVDQFMKVFVDEIEKSQH from the coding sequence ATGGATAATAAAGGCAAGATTGGCGTTCTTATCGAAGAACATTTTGATGGCACTGAATTCCATCGTTTTAATGATTATTTTCCACAGCATGGATATGACGTAGAGTACATATCTCACTTATGGGGTAATGCAGAGCTTTCTTTTAGCTCTAACCCTGAAAATAACAAAATTGAATATTCTGTTACTGTGACGACAGAAGTCAATGACATTTTACCAGAAGACTACCGAGGTATTATTTGTATTGGCGCTTACGCAATGGACCGCTTGCGATATCAAGTGAACGTTAAGAAGGGCCAGAAAAATCAAGCCCCAGCAGTTAATTTTCTCCGTAAAGCGACCCAAGCTTCGAATGTTAAATTAGGAGCAATCTGCCATAGTCTTTGGCTATTTTGTGCTGATACCGACTTGATTCAAGGCAAAAAAGTAACCTGTGCTCACAATATTATTTGTGATGTTGAAAATGCGGGTGCTGAAGTTATCTATGAAGGTGAAGCGACAGCAGATTTGGTCATTGATGGTAATTTAATCACTGCCAAACATCCTGGTATTGTCGATCAATTCATGAAGGTTTTTGTTGATGAAATTGAAAAGTCTCAACATTAA
- the mraY gene encoding phospho-N-acetylmuramoyl-pentapeptide-transferase: protein MPVIPVETKSSPLLFIQKPSGTQLLGLLTGLLICLSLLIPLWEPTDIIPLWIPVLVSAGFAGALGFWLVPLLRRLKTGQIIREEGPQAHLKKAGTPTMGGLIFLPVGLITGVLFAGFNPEAIAIALVTLAYGVIGWVDDWQVLRLKSNKGISPRMKLILQIVIAIVFCIWLALTTPELTTITFFAELSLPLGFLFWALAGFAMVAESNATNLTDGVDGLAGGTGAIAFLGIAALALPEHAGVSLLCACLSGACLGFIYHNRNPAKVFMGDTGSLALGGGLAAAGILTGNIWGLLIISGIFCIEAVSVIAQVSYYKATKDEHGQGKRLFKMAPIHHHLELSGWPETQIVGAFYLINFGLVLLCFILT from the coding sequence ATGCCAGTGATCCCCGTGGAAACCAAATCTTCACCCCTACTCTTCATTCAGAAGCCCTCTGGAACCCAGCTTTTGGGTCTTTTGACAGGCCTCCTAATCTGTCTGTCTCTACTCATTCCGCTCTGGGAACCCACAGATATCATCCCCCTTTGGATTCCGGTGCTTGTGTCCGCAGGATTTGCTGGGGCCTTGGGCTTTTGGTTAGTGCCTCTGTTACGCCGTCTAAAAACAGGCCAAATTATTCGAGAAGAAGGCCCCCAAGCTCACCTCAAAAAGGCGGGAACCCCCACCATGGGAGGACTCATTTTTCTGCCTGTGGGACTCATTACTGGTGTACTTTTCGCGGGGTTTAACCCGGAGGCGATCGCCATCGCTTTGGTCACCCTTGCCTATGGGGTCATTGGCTGGGTAGACGATTGGCAAGTGTTGCGCCTGAAATCCAATAAAGGGATTTCCCCCCGGATGAAACTGATCCTGCAAATTGTGATCGCCATTGTTTTTTGTATTTGGTTAGCTCTCACCACCCCAGAGCTAACGACAATTACCTTTTTTGCAGAATTGAGTCTTCCCCTGGGTTTTCTATTTTGGGCCTTAGCTGGATTTGCCATGGTTGCCGAAAGCAATGCCACCAATCTTACCGATGGTGTCGATGGTTTGGCTGGGGGCACTGGGGCGATCGCCTTCCTGGGCATTGCCGCCCTTGCTCTACCAGAACATGCCGGTGTTAGCTTACTCTGTGCTTGTCTGAGTGGCGCTTGTCTCGGGTTCATTTATCACAATCGCAACCCAGCCAAAGTATTCATGGGTGATACTGGTTCCCTGGCCCTTGGGGGCGGTTTGGCCGCGGCCGGAATTCTCACTGGAAATATTTGGGGCCTGCTCATCATCAGCGGTATTTTTTGCATTGAGGCCGTCTCAGTAATCGCCCAAGTCAGCTACTACAAAGCCACAAAAGACGAACATGGCCAAGGCAAACGTCTCTTCAAAATGGCTCCCATTCACCACCACCTAGAACTCAGTGGCTGGCCCGAAACCCAAATCGTTGGTGCATTTTACTTAATCAATTTTGGCTTGGTTCTTCTCTGTTTCATCCTGACATGA
- a CDS encoding penicillin-binding protein 2, translating into MTLLSPIAKASRKESGRTVGRGIRPWGIMFMASVVLIGGLGSRLAFLQLVKGDELQQTARSNSVRIAPKPPIRGNMFDRNGKVLATTKLAHAIYIWPLARTKPDWPKTKQLLSQLVGISPAEIEKRLKSQDIYATEPLAIARNLTLAQVTAIEEHHQTLEGVEVIIEPVRYYPQGNTASHVLGYTRELTPEEFEARRAEGYRLQDYIGKLGLESSLETRLRGQWGGQEIQVDRDGRFVQILGEKPAQAGEDIHLTIDADLQKVAQDVLGNRNGAIVAIDPRNGDVLAMASYPDFDPNIFSDRISPEKWAAVTAKGDPFINRALRGFPPASTFKVVTAAAGMESGKYPANVVLSTTPYLAAAGVRFYEWNRSGFGAIGHVRAMAWSSNTFFGQVGRGVGGETLIDWARRFGFGQRTGIELGEETSGLIPDDDWTQEQLDRPWNLGDTINMSIGQGLTLATPLQVAQMFAVMANGGYLVSPHLVQTDTPQKTSLNLEPRTLETIRAGLRAVVTSGTGTVLNVPGIPTAAGKSGTAEAPPRENHAWFGAFAPYENAEIVVVAFAEHSGGGGGSVAGPMVHDVMTAYFELKEKAENPTVETPETLE; encoded by the coding sequence ATGACCCTCCTTTCTCCTATCGCCAAAGCATCACGCAAAGAATCGGGTCGCACTGTTGGCCGAGGGATCAGGCCCTGGGGAATTATGTTTATGGCCAGTGTTGTTTTAATCGGTGGCCTGGGCTCACGACTGGCCTTTTTGCAACTGGTCAAGGGCGACGAACTACAGCAAACTGCCCGCAGTAACAGTGTCCGGATCGCGCCGAAACCCCCGATCCGAGGCAATATGTTTGATCGCAATGGCAAAGTGCTTGCCACGACCAAACTCGCCCATGCCATTTATATCTGGCCCTTAGCTCGCACCAAACCCGATTGGCCGAAAACGAAACAATTGCTTTCCCAATTGGTGGGGATCTCGCCGGCTGAAATTGAAAAACGCCTCAAGTCCCAAGATATTTACGCCACCGAACCTTTGGCGATCGCCCGTAATTTGACCCTTGCCCAGGTCACAGCGATCGAAGAACATCACCAGACCCTTGAAGGAGTCGAGGTGATTATTGAGCCCGTACGGTATTACCCACAAGGTAACACCGCTTCCCATGTGCTTGGCTATACCCGAGAGCTCACCCCCGAAGAATTCGAAGCCAGACGGGCCGAAGGATATCGCCTCCAGGATTACATCGGCAAACTGGGTTTGGAATCTTCCCTGGAAACTCGCCTGCGGGGTCAGTGGGGTGGCCAAGAAATCCAAGTTGACCGGGATGGTCGTTTCGTCCAAATCCTCGGAGAAAAACCAGCCCAAGCTGGCGAAGATATCCATCTGACCATTGACGCAGACCTCCAAAAGGTCGCCCAAGATGTCTTAGGTAATCGCAACGGGGCAATTGTGGCGATCGATCCTCGTAATGGTGATGTCCTTGCCATGGCAAGCTATCCAGACTTTGACCCCAATATTTTTTCTGACCGCATCTCCCCAGAAAAGTGGGCTGCTGTCACCGCGAAAGGAGACCCTTTTATTAATCGGGCCCTCCGGGGCTTTCCCCCTGCATCCACCTTTAAAGTCGTTACCGCCGCCGCCGGGATGGAATCTGGGAAATATCCAGCCAATGTCGTCCTCAGTACAACCCCCTATTTAGCCGCAGCAGGGGTGCGTTTTTATGAATGGAATCGGTCTGGTTTTGGGGCGATCGGCCATGTACGAGCAATGGCCTGGAGCAGTAACACCTTTTTTGGGCAAGTCGGCCGGGGTGTTGGCGGAGAAACCCTAATTGATTGGGCCCGGCGGTTTGGGTTCGGCCAGCGCACAGGCATTGAACTAGGCGAAGAAACCTCCGGCCTAATCCCAGATGATGATTGGACCCAAGAACAGCTCGATCGCCCCTGGAACCTCGGCGATACAATCAATATGTCAATCGGTCAGGGTCTTACTTTAGCGACCCCCCTCCAGGTGGCCCAGATGTTTGCTGTAATGGCCAATGGCGGGTATCTCGTAAGCCCCCACTTAGTCCAAACAGACACGCCCCAAAAAACCTCCCTTAACCTAGAACCCCGCACCCTAGAAACCATTCGCGCTGGACTACGGGCTGTTGTCACCAGTGGTACAGGAACTGTACTCAATGTGCCTGGGATCCCAACAGCAGCAGGCAAAAGTGGCACAGCAGAAGCCCCGCCCCGCGAAAACCATGCTTGGTTTGGCGCTTTTGCCCCCTATGAAAATGCAGAAATTGTTGTTGTAGCCTTTGCAGAACACTCTGGCGGCGGTGGCGGCTCCGTGGCCGGGCCGATGGTGCACGATGTGATGACCGCTTATTTCGAGCTCAAGGAAAAGGCAGAAAATCCGACTGTTGAAACCCCAGAAACACTGGAGTAA
- a CDS encoding protein containing von Willebrand factor (vWF) type A domain protein: MAASSFRNPSPQRSLTVLLSGCLLGSQILLGCQMASQRNPEMGLDTMAPQVAETEAMPLAPPPDGEIPQEVPEPSQEDYNLIRDNPFQLVQAEPLSTFALDVDSGAYSNVRRFLNDGQLPPPDAVRLEELINYFTYDYPNPGDKPFSISTELSQAPWQPQHQLLRIGIKGQDIENAALPPSNLVFLFDVSGSMDSPDKLPLLKSAFRLLVNELRPEDRVSIVVYAGAAGLVLPSTSGAEKETILAALDSLEAGGSTAGGEGIELAYREAAENFIDNGNNRIILATDGDFNVGMSSDAELIRLIEQKREQDIFLTVLGFGTGNLKDAKMEQLANNGNGNYAYIDNILEAKKVLVTEMGGTLLTLAKDVKIQVEFNPAQVQAYRLLGYENRLLAAQDFNDDTKDAGELGAGHTVTALYEIVPVGVDSPADLPVLDELKYQESQPIASDFSGELLQLKLRYKAPTGDSSELISQAIANDSKPLDQASLDFRFAAAVAEFGMLLRDSPYRGESSFDQVLALAQGSKGEDLEGYRSEFIQLAKTAQALKF, from the coding sequence ATGGCCGCTTCATCATTCCGAAACCCGTCGCCCCAGCGTTCCTTAACCGTACTCCTCAGTGGTTGTCTGTTAGGCAGTCAGATTTTACTTGGTTGTCAGATGGCCTCCCAGAGAAATCCCGAAATGGGCTTAGATACCATGGCCCCCCAGGTGGCCGAAACAGAAGCCATGCCTCTGGCGCCGCCCCCCGATGGGGAAATTCCCCAAGAGGTTCCAGAACCGTCCCAAGAAGATTACAACCTAATTCGCGATAATCCATTCCAATTAGTGCAGGCAGAACCGCTGTCTACCTTTGCCCTTGATGTGGATTCTGGAGCCTATAGCAATGTAAGGCGCTTTTTAAATGATGGTCAGTTGCCGCCCCCCGATGCGGTGCGCCTCGAAGAATTGATCAACTATTTCACCTATGACTACCCGAACCCAGGCGACAAACCATTTTCAATCAGCACAGAACTCTCCCAAGCCCCCTGGCAACCCCAGCATCAACTGCTCCGCATTGGCATTAAGGGGCAAGACATTGAAAATGCGGCCTTACCCCCGAGTAATTTGGTGTTTCTCTTCGATGTGTCGGGGTCGATGGATTCGCCAGATAAATTGCCCCTCCTTAAATCAGCTTTTCGCCTATTGGTAAATGAACTGCGCCCAGAAGATCGCGTCTCGATTGTGGTTTATGCCGGAGCAGCGGGTTTGGTGCTACCTTCCACCTCTGGGGCAGAAAAAGAGACGATCCTCGCGGCTTTGGATAGTTTAGAGGCAGGCGGCTCGACGGCGGGCGGTGAAGGGATTGAACTGGCCTACCGCGAAGCTGCAGAAAATTTTATTGATAACGGCAATAACCGGATTATTCTGGCTACCGATGGTGATTTTAATGTGGGGATGTCCAGTGATGCTGAGCTAATTCGTTTGATTGAACAAAAGCGAGAGCAGGATATTTTCTTGACGGTATTAGGATTCGGCACGGGTAATCTGAAAGATGCCAAGATGGAGCAATTGGCGAACAATGGCAATGGCAATTATGCTTACATCGACAATATTCTCGAAGCGAAAAAGGTGCTCGTTACGGAAATGGGCGGTACGCTTTTAACCCTGGCAAAGGATGTAAAAATTCAAGTGGAATTTAACCCGGCTCAGGTGCAAGCCTATCGTCTGTTGGGTTACGAAAATCGCCTGTTGGCGGCTCAAGATTTTAACGATGATACGAAGGACGCGGGGGAATTGGGGGCAGGTCATACGGTGACCGCTCTCTATGAAATTGTGCCAGTGGGCGTCGATTCGCCCGCGGATCTCCCTGTACTAGATGAGTTGAAATATCAGGAAAGTCAACCGATCGCCAGCGATTTTTCAGGGGAACTACTGCAGCTAAAGCTCCGCTACAAAGCACCCACTGGGGATAGTTCTGAACTGATCAGCCAGGCGATCGCCAATGACAGTAAACCCTTGGATCAAGCCTCTCTAGATTTCCGGTTTGCAGCGGCGGTGGCGGAATTTGGGATGCTGTTGCGAGATTCTCCCTACCGTGGCGAAAGTTCTTTTGATCAAGTCCTAGCCCTGGCCCAAGGCAGCAAAGGAGAAGATTTAGAAGGCTATCGCAGTGAATTTATTCAGCTGGCTAAAACAGCTCAAGCCCTAAAGTTTTAA
- a CDS encoding carboxymuconolactone decarboxylase → MENTAFENAVLDDFDLQEKLKSLNPKFGDFVTRVAGEAWGLPLIDQKTKALITIAIDVVNQEQLGPGSPFGAHIDMAVKQGATKEEIEELLLFLCPYAGFNKVAGCFGVFNEFFPPGEK, encoded by the coding sequence ATGGAGAATACAGCATTTGAAAATGCGGTTCTTGACGATTTTGATTTGCAGGAAAAATTGAAATCCTTAAATCCAAAATTTGGCGACTTTGTTACCCGTGTTGCCGGAGAAGCCTGGGGATTACCACTCATTGATCAAAAAACAAAAGCTTTAATCACAATCGCTATTGACGTAGTCAACCAAGAACAATTAGGGCCAGGATCTCCATTTGGTGCCCATATTGATATGGCTGTCAAACAAGGTGCAACAAAAGAAGAGATAGAAGAATTGTTGCTTTTTTTATGTCCCTATGCCGGATTTAATAAAGTGGCAGGCTGTTTTGGCGTTTTCAATGAATTTTTTCCTCCCGGAGAAAAGTAA
- a CDS encoding hypothetical protein (conserved hypothetical protein) — protein MMLRLRSVLSLLLVVITTFLVSCSGPSVKVPDTYTPDRIAQIQIYLTPVSEARQGMETLGEFVQANNWTNARTYIHGPFGFLRRDLTYLANTLLPNDQKAAKDLINEIFAHLERLDAAAQDRNGTATTTEYNNALADFDAFLRLIPGNTEAS, from the coding sequence ATGATGCTACGTTTGCGGTCAGTTTTGTCCTTGCTGTTAGTGGTAATCACCACCTTTCTCGTCAGTTGCTCTGGCCCCTCGGTCAAAGTTCCTGACACCTACACCCCCGACCGAATCGCTCAAATTCAAATTTATCTGACCCCCGTCAGTGAAGCACGCCAAGGTATGGAAACCCTTGGTGAATTTGTCCAGGCTAATAACTGGACCAATGCTCGTACCTACATCCATGGGCCTTTTGGCTTCCTGCGTCGTGACCTGACCTATCTGGCCAATACCCTATTGCCCAATGATCAAAAGGCAGCAAAGGATCTCATCAATGAGATTTTTGCGCACCTAGAGCGCCTCGACGCTGCCGCCCAAGATCGCAACGGAACAGCGACAACGACAGAATACAACAATGCTCTCGCTGATTTTGATGCGTTCTTGCGGTTGATCCCCGGAAACACCGAAGCAAGCTAA
- a CDS encoding hypothetical protein (conserved hypothetical protein): protein MTDFFGFEQDFIASLRCIPMIMRYKLDTCGVKMKLDHWHKFTEAEKTQLIQMPCETPAEVQLYHETLQKLITAKTGTPAKVLDIDPHPPWLQTEIPAQVREKAQACAVEITSTQWQSLSPLQRFALLKLSRPSHENHNFVPALKEFSILPTV, encoded by the coding sequence ATGACTGATTTCTTTGGGTTCGAGCAAGATTTCATTGCATCCCTCCGCTGCATCCCGATGATCATGCGCTACAAACTGGATACCTGTGGCGTCAAAATGAAACTCGACCATTGGCACAAGTTCACAGAGGCCGAAAAAACCCAGCTCATTCAAATGCCCTGTGAAACCCCTGCTGAAGTGCAGCTCTACCATGAAACGCTCCAAAAACTGATCACCGCCAAAACAGGCACACCGGCCAAAGTCCTCGATATTGACCCACATCCCCCCTGGTTGCAAACAGAAATTCCGGCCCAAGTGCGAGAAAAAGCCCAAGCTTGCGCTGTCGAAATTACGTCAACCCAATGGCAGAGCTTAAGCCCCCTACAACGATTTGCTTTGTTGAAATTGAGTCGTCCCAGTCACGAAAACCATAATTTTGTTCCGGCTCTAAAGGAATTTAGTATTT
- a CDS encoding hydrolase, alpha/beta fold family — translation MAIAEQKITVGNLTWFYRETEKLDNGRLPIVFLHGLPSHSYGWRAVMKRLAAANFYCLAPDWPGSGFSSYPSSREFSYRADAFQGALKDFLKALDIERCHIVTQGFLGHVGIGFALNEPQLCDRLVILNSPVLPGSKLPWPMQQWGLPLAGDMLTQDPLLVDRTLEKGSGFVIADEDLAVYRQPFLTSSAVGRALMATVKRFDFAQVLPELKAKLQAHTAPTLFLWGNQDPWLDGELLKTWIQAETSHQWFDLPEARHYPQEHFPEAIAPQLSEFLA, via the coding sequence ATGGCGATCGCCGAACAGAAAATCACCGTTGGAAACCTCACTTGGTTCTACCGAGAAACTGAAAAATTAGACAATGGCCGCTTACCGATTGTATTTCTCCATGGGTTGCCATCCCATAGTTATGGTTGGCGGGCTGTGATGAAGCGGCTGGCGGCAGCAAACTTCTATTGTTTGGCCCCTGATTGGCCTGGGTCGGGTTTTTCTAGCTATCCCAGCAGCCGGGAGTTCTCTTACCGAGCTGATGCTTTCCAAGGGGCCCTCAAAGATTTTCTCAAAGCCTTGGACATTGAGCGTTGTCACATTGTCACCCAAGGTTTTCTTGGCCATGTGGGAATTGGGTTTGCCCTAAATGAACCGCAATTATGCGATCGCCTGGTAATTCTCAATAGTCCTGTCCTGCCTGGTAGTAAGCTTCCCTGGCCGATGCAACAGTGGGGTTTACCCCTCGCAGGGGATATGCTCACCCAGGACCCATTATTGGTAGACCGCACCCTCGAGAAAGGCAGCGGCTTTGTGATTGCCGATGAGGATCTAGCCGTTTATCGCCAACCTTTTTTAACCAGTTCCGCTGTGGGCCGGGCGTTGATGGCGACGGTCAAGCGATTTGATTTTGCCCAGGTGTTGCCAGAACTGAAAGCAAAATTGCAGGCCCATACAGCCCCTACTCTATTCCTCTGGGGGAATCAAGATCCCTGGTTAGATGGTGAATTACTCAAAACTTGGATACAAGCAGAAACATCCCACCAATGGTTTGATCTGCCCGAGGCAAGACATTATCCCCAAGAACATTTTCCGGAGGCGATCGCCCCCCAATTGAGTGAATTTTTAGCGTAG
- a CDS encoding sensory box/GGDEF family protein, with protein MTSHNTNFQNFNSSGDSESKNRDLVTILVIEDDAIIRKLTQKILTNAGYIVVEASNGEEGVRLAADYSLDLIICDVMMPGLNGYDVLAQLQQQEETKMIPFIFLTAQAETGQLRRGMISGADDYLVKPIRAAELLKAVEVRLKKYTRVKQYYAEQLDQLNAKDTLTGLPNPSSVEDAFQQIISQFPADLDSDAIPPTALLSISIDRFPLLNEYLGHGVVRQLIKRVAVRLQGVLEKYGLIASLNTSEFCALLKPLEHRYEVTGIARELLDVFSEPFAIEGHQDIFVSLSVGIALYFRDAFTLDELLNHAHTAMVRVQQQGGNQSAFYSVAMNVGRFNAVSLESDLRQAIENNELEVFYQPKVNLQTGKVVGAEALLRWFSPTRGLVSPNQFIPLAEETGLIIPIGEYVLDEASSQLRRWQMAGLKDFYMSINLSAKQFTQLNLHHRLSQIIINNQLQPQDLQLELTESTLVNNGDASIRRLKALRSLGIKIALDDFGTGYSSLSYLQQFTFDTLKIDRSFIHKIHENNVNATIISSIIDMAHKLGLKVIAEGVEEQAELEFLTQFECDEIQGFLFSRPIRAGEFLSSPFIDLDTLSQTV; from the coding sequence ATGACCTCGCACAATACCAATTTCCAAAATTTCAACTCGTCCGGCGATTCGGAATCTAAAAATCGGGACTTAGTGACAATTCTGGTTATTGAAGATGATGCCATTATTCGCAAACTTACCCAAAAGATTTTGACGAATGCTGGTTATATCGTGGTTGAAGCCAGTAATGGTGAAGAAGGGGTCCGCCTGGCGGCAGACTACAGCCTTGATCTCATTATCTGTGATGTCATGATGCCTGGCCTCAATGGTTATGACGTTTTGGCACAACTTCAGCAGCAAGAAGAAACGAAAATGATTCCGTTTATTTTCTTGACGGCCCAAGCTGAAACTGGGCAACTGCGTCGGGGCATGATTTCGGGAGCGGATGACTATCTAGTCAAGCCGATTCGAGCTGCAGAGCTTCTCAAAGCCGTAGAAGTGCGCCTCAAAAAATACACAAGGGTCAAACAGTACTACGCTGAACAGCTCGATCAGCTGAATGCCAAGGATACCCTGACAGGGTTGCCCAATCCGAGTAGTGTCGAGGATGCATTTCAACAAATTATTTCCCAGTTTCCCGCCGATCTAGATAGTGACGCCATTCCTCCCACCGCCCTTCTTTCGATTAGCATTGATCGCTTTCCCCTGCTGAATGAATATCTCGGCCATGGGGTAGTGCGCCAGCTCATAAAACGTGTGGCTGTCCGTCTTCAAGGTGTTTTAGAAAAATATGGCTTGATTGCCAGTCTGAATACATCAGAATTTTGTGCTTTACTGAAGCCCCTAGAGCACCGCTATGAAGTGACTGGTATTGCCCGGGAGCTCTTAGATGTCTTTAGTGAGCCTTTTGCGATCGAAGGGCATCAAGATATTTTTGTCAGTCTCAGTGTTGGGATTGCCCTCTATTTTAGAGATGCGTTCACCCTTGACGAACTCTTAAACCACGCCCACACAGCCATGGTGAGAGTCCAACAGCAAGGAGGGAATCAATCGGCTTTTTACTCTGTCGCAATGAATGTGGGGCGCTTTAATGCAGTATCCCTCGAATCTGATTTGAGACAAGCCATTGAGAACAATGAACTGGAAGTTTTTTATCAACCGAAAGTTAATCTGCAAACAGGCAAAGTTGTTGGAGCGGAAGCTCTCTTGCGTTGGTTTAGCCCAACCCGCGGCCTAGTTTCACCCAATCAATTTATCCCCCTGGCAGAAGAAACTGGTTTAATTATTCCGATTGGTGAATATGTTTTAGATGAAGCTTCTAGTCAGTTGCGGCGCTGGCAAATGGCTGGTTTAAAAGATTTTTACATGTCTATTAATCTTTCGGCAAAACAGTTTACCCAGCTCAATCTTCACCATCGTCTCAGTCAAATTATTATCAATAACCAACTGCAACCTCAGGATCTGCAGCTAGAGCTCACGGAAAGCACTTTAGTAAATAATGGGGATGCGTCGATACGCCGCCTCAAAGCTCTCCGCTCTCTGGGAATTAAAATTGCCCTCGATGATTTTGGGACTGGTTATTCTTCTTTGAGCTATCTCCAACAATTTACCTTTGACACTCTTAAAATTGATCGTTCCTTTATTCATAAAATCCATGAAAATAATGTGAATGCAACGATCATTAGTTCCATTATCGATATGGCTCATAAACTGGGTTTAAAGGTCATTGCTGAGGGGGTTGAGGAACAGGCAGAATTAGAATTTTTAACACAGTTTGAGTGTGATGAAATTCAAGGTTTCTTATTTAGTCGTCCGATTCGCGCGGGAGAATTCTTGAGTTCCCCCTTTATTGACTTGGACACTCTATCCCAGACAGTCTAG
- the cysS gene encoding cysteinyl-tRNA synthetase, which translates to MPVLAMSLSLYNTLHRRSEPFEPLEANQVRMYCCGITVYDYCHLGHARTCLTWDVVRRYLQWSGYAVRYIQNFTDIDDKILNRARQENSSMEAIAEKFIEAYFEDMAALHIQPADEYPRATHSLDGIQKLIHDLEQRGFAYASQGDVYYAVRKFEGYGKLSGRKLDDMQAGASGRVNEDPDAPKKQDPFDFALWKAAKEGEPAWDSPWGAGRPGWHIECSAMVRDRLGETIDIHVGGSDLIFPHHENEIAQSEAATGHPLAKYWLHNGMVKVEGEKMSKSLGNFITIRDLLEKYDPMAVRLFILQAHYTKPLDFTDEALSAATKGWETLNEALLFGEQLDTNNIAADKGILTKFKAIVDNDLNFSGGLAILFELAKELKKEKNILVHEGKLQQNPQILASLWLTLKELADILGFVPEVKQQTNNLTDAEIEDLIQQRKDARANKDYAEGDRLRDLLAEKGIILVDKPGGVTEWHRE; encoded by the coding sequence ATGCCAGTGCTTGCCATGTCCCTCAGTCTCTACAACACGCTCCACCGCCGCTCTGAACCCTTTGAACCCCTCGAAGCGAACCAGGTGCGGATGTATTGTTGTGGGATCACCGTCTATGACTATTGCCACCTAGGTCACGCACGGACTTGCCTAACTTGGGACGTGGTGCGGCGTTATTTGCAGTGGTCGGGCTATGCGGTGCGCTACATCCAAAATTTCACTGATATTGACGACAAAATTCTCAATCGGGCGCGCCAGGAAAATAGTTCCATGGAGGCGATCGCCGAAAAATTTATCGAAGCTTATTTCGAGGATATGGCAGCGCTACATATCCAGCCCGCCGATGAGTATCCCCGGGCGACCCACAGTTTAGATGGCATCCAAAAGCTGATCCATGACCTGGAACAACGGGGCTTTGCCTATGCCTCCCAGGGAGATGTGTACTATGCCGTGCGTAAATTCGAGGGCTATGGGAAACTCTCTGGCCGCAAATTAGACGATATGCAAGCAGGGGCCAGTGGCCGGGTGAATGAAGACCCCGATGCCCCGAAAAAACAAGATCCCTTTGATTTTGCCCTTTGGAAAGCCGCTAAAGAGGGAGAACCCGCCTGGGATTCCCCCTGGGGGGCAGGTCGCCCCGGTTGGCACATCGAATGTTCGGCGATGGTGCGCGATCGCCTCGGAGAAACCATTGATATCCATGTGGGGGGCAGTGACTTGATTTTTCCCCACCACGAAAACGAGATCGCCCAATCGGAAGCCGCCACTGGCCATCCCCTGGCGAAATATTGGCTGCACAATGGCATGGTGAAGGTGGAAGGGGAAAAAATGTCCAAATCCCTCGGTAACTTCATCACGATTCGGGATTTGCTCGAAAAATATGACCCGATGGCGGTGCGTTTGTTTATCCTCCAGGCCCACTACACCAAGCCCCTGGATTTCACCGATGAAGCCCTCAGCGCTGCCACCAAGGGTTGGGAAACTCTTAACGAGGCGCTCCTATTTGGGGAACAGTTAGACACCAATAACATTGCCGCCGACAAGGGCATCCTGACGAAATTTAAGGCGATCGTTGACAATGACCTGAATTTTTCTGGCGGCTTGGCGATCCTCTTTGAACTGGCCAAGGAACTGAAAAAAGAAAAAAATATTCTTGTCCACGAAGGTAAACTCCAGCAAAATCCGCAAATTCTTGCCTCCCTCTGGCTCACCCTCAAGGAATTAGCCGATATCCTCGGTTTTGTCCCGGAAGTGAAGCAACAGACCAATAATTTAACGGACGCCGAAATTGAAGACTTGATCCAACAGCGTAAGGATGCCCGCGCCAATAAAGACTATGCAGAAGGCGATCGCCTGCGGGATTTACTGGCCGAAAAAGGAATTATTCTCGTAGACAAGCCCGGCGGCGTTACCGAATGGCATCGGGAATAA